A window from Cryptomeria japonica chromosome 1, Sugi_1.0, whole genome shotgun sequence encodes these proteins:
- the LOC131857361 gene encoding uncharacterized protein LOC131857361, translated as MIVQGTVGTGKSFLIDCIRKELNISPPVTTNPLLVLAPIGVAAFNIQATTIHAGLRIPIREMHPLIGQSLMTLQEQLKHIKYILIDEMSFLGPKLLLKIDNRLRQAFPNNQHDSFGGVSMILVGYLAQLPLVMDKPIYASHSTALSLWHSFTIVITLDTIFRQQGASIRQQQFRALLHNLRNAQALQHDWQFLMCQTNATLTFQQKKDFNSSIHLFATNESARLHNRKMLKELNLSIALSLAKIGKQTNTEYDNNE; from the coding sequence ATGATTGTTCAAGGCACTGTTGGCACTGGTAAATCTTTTTTAATAGATTGTATTAGGAAAGAATTAAACATATCTCCACCTGTGACGACAAACCCATTGCTTGTTTTAGCACCAATAGGTGTTGCTGCATTTAATATACAAGCAACAACAATCCATGCAGGGTTGCGCATACCTATAAGAGAAATGCATCCTTTGATAGGGCAGTCATTAATGACATTGCAAGAGCAATTGAAACATATCAAATATATTCtgatagatgaaatgagctttttAGGCCCGAAACTACTACTTAAGATAGATAACCGCTTACGCCAAGCATTCCCTAACAATCAACATGACAGCTTTGGTGGGGTGTCCATGATTCTTGTTGGTTATCTTGCTCAGCTTCCCCTTGTAATGGATAAACCTATATATGCTTCGCACTCTACAGCCCTCAGTTTATGGCATTCTTTTACTATTGTCATAACATTGGACACTATTTTCCGCCAGCAAGGTGCATCTATAAGACAACAACAATTCAGAGCACTCCTTCACAACTTAAGAAACGCTCAAGCACTGCAACATGATTGGCAGTTTCTGATGTGCCAGACAAATGCAACATTAACTTTTCAACAAAAGAAAGATTTCAACTCTTCGATCCACCTATTTGCAACAAATGAATCTGCACGCTTGCATAACAGGAAAATGCTCAAAGAATTAAATTTGTCTATCGCTCTAAGTTTAGCTAAAATTGGTAAGCAAACAAATACTgaatatgacaacaatgaatag
- the LOC131056043 gene encoding uncharacterized protein LOC131056043 yields MEELHALRGVQLLYCSSSIIQHYLPRFKTMMSSYTLVIERAVDGATSILNEYMFYDVGIGDDAVTNIVTEMDRTELKIKLEESCRVILCYVVVVDSSTSIEDINKSLLQNPLYAGTGFEVRQGEWILTMVATYGNTIFICKLKMF; encoded by the exons ATGGAAGAGTTGCATGCATTGAGAGGTGTGCAACTTCTTTATTGCAGCAGTTCAATAATTCAGCATTACCTTCCCAGGTTCAAG ACTATGATGTCCTCTTATACCCTTGTGATCGAAAGAGCAGTGGATGGAGCGACGTCAATTTTAAATGagtatatgttttatgatgttggTATTGGCGATGATGCAGTCACTAACATTGTTACAGAAATGGACCGTACTGAATTAAAAATCAAGTTGGAAGAATCATGTAGAGTTATTCTATGCTATGTGGTTGTGGTTGATAGCTCTACTTCGATAGAGGATATAAACAAATCACTTCTACAAAACCCACTCTACGCCGGTACTGGATTTGAAGTGCGTCAAGGAGAATGGATACTTACAATGGTGGCAACATATGGCAATACAATTTTTATATGCAAATTGAAGATGTTTTAA
- the LOC131029121 gene encoding uncharacterized protein LOC131029121, which produces MQAKPLTNQTKSAFLFHQYPFILFHIFQVICSLHTTEHEALKLSRHCNLKQVDRIGFMMLLINNAGQSVMSHYTSYSFQQLSNYLLL; this is translated from the exons ATGCAGGCAAAACCTTTGACCAACCAAACTAAATCGGCTTTCCTATTTCACCAATATCCGTTCATTTTGTTCCACATATTTCAG GTCATTTGCTCGCTCCATACTACTGAACATGAG GCTTTAAAACTCAGCAGGCATTGTAATTTAAAACAAGTTGATCGCATTGGCTTCATGATGTTGCTCATCAACAA TGCAGGTCAATCTGTCATGAGCCATTACACATCTTACAGCTTTCAACAGCTTTCAAATTATTTGCTTCTTTAA